CCCATAGTCTAAATGAAGAACATTTCCAGCCCACCATTCAACGGTTTGTCTTAATATATCCAACAACTCATGCGGTGTTCTTGAGTGGGGATCAACATCCCGAAGCCTTATTTCCCACCAGTCCCCGTGTACAGAGCTCTTGCATAGTGGATCTGAAGCAAATATTGTGTCCTGATCCTGTCCCGCCTCCATATCCACTTCATCACCTAAAAGATTTAATGTACGTACCATTTGTCCTTGGGCTACTTTGCCACTTACCCATACCCTGATACCTTCCGCTGTTCTTTCAGAACTAAGCCCAAGTTGGTCTCGCACAGAATCGACATCAATGTCTTCACCAAGCATCTCTTGCGCAAAATTATACAAAACATCATTATTACCATCTCCTAACAAACAAACAAAAGATCCTATTGCACCTTTTGGTACTTTTTTATGCCAATCATTGAAATATTTTTTAAGGGTTTCAACTGTACCATGCAGACTTGAGCCACTGACATCGATTGGATTATCAGCAGCAACAATATCCCCAACCTTTATTCTTAGTGCCTCACGTATTTCACTGATAAGCTTATGAGACTTTGAAATACCACTTTCAGATCTTGATATTCTGTCCGGGTAATTCCATTGTCCATCCTGTGTAGGAAGCTTAATGTCTGGTAAAACACGCTCGTTAAAAAACTCATATCGAGAAAAAATGCTAATCAATTTCCGAAAAACTTTTCCTTCTGAAGAATTTTTTGTGGGTCTAATTTCTGCAAGTGTTTTCAGCATATTTATCTGCTCATTATCAGGAACAGTGCCTGATAGAGACTCAGCCAAAGCAAATATTGATTTTTTGCTTGTCTCATCAAGATTAGATAATTCTCTGGAGCCTAAGTATTCAGCTGCATAAGCCACAACCATCCATGATCGATGGCTATTGGACAAAGGGCTTTGCAACGCTTCTTCCAGCATATCTTCATAGTCAATTACAGGAAGACAATATTTTCCACCAAGAATATTGCTCAAAGATACTGATTTTATAGCTTGGGCGAGTTTGCGAATATTATGAGAGCGTGAATAACTGTCAAGAGATGACAATATGCTATGGACATGCTCATGAAATGGCGAATCAATTTCATCATGTAAAAAATAACTTCCTAATCCTCCATCCCTGGCAAGGGGTATTAAAGTATTCATAAGCTCAGAAGACTCAATAAAAATAACTTTCTCTGGCGCAATTCCTGCTTGACCATTTTTCAAGGGTAGCCACTTAGATGATTTTAGAAGGTCTCTGACTGTATTATTTTGTATAAAAAATCGGCCGTCTCCTAAAGAAAAAGCATCCAGAATTTCAAGGGCAAAAACATGGGGTTCAGCATGCTTCAACATCAGTTGGATAACCTGGTCTTGATCCAGTGCACTGACATCATGGTACAAACCTCGAATTTCTTGATCAGGAAACAAGAGTCGTTCGTGGCAATTCAATTTTGCTGGCAGATTGATATTACCCTCAAAAATTAAAAAACCAGAATCAAAGCTGCCTCGACTGTTGTCATATAATTTATGAAGAGGAATTTTTCTCCAAAGCTCCTCGGAAGTGCTATGAAGTGATTTTAAAAGATGAATAATGTCATCATGCTCAAGTTGTTCCCAGTCCACCTCATTATCAAAACATTCTAGCGTAAGGGAATAAAGTACACCATTGTCTACCTGTAAAATGCCGCCAATTTCGTTTGCCAAATCATTAGAGAGAGGGCCTACTAATTCAGAGGAAACTGCCCTCCATTCCTGCCCTAAGAGCCTCAACAGCAGAGTGAGAGTTTTCTCGTGGCTATTTCTGTAGTGGTCATTTTTATTTATATAACACAAGGCACATCTATTATCATCTTCTGTTAAACTGCGTCCAACAATAAGATGTTTTATTGATTTTATAAGTTTTGAGTTGACCTCAGAACCAACATCCTCATCATAAAAATCCTTCAGGTATTTCAGCAAGCCAAGTCTTTCTTTGGGCCTTGATGACAAAATTTCTACAGATAAAAGCTTGTTCAACATTTCCTCATGGCGTGATACAGGGAGATTCAAGAGACTGCCGATATTGCTGTCAACCAGCCATAAGTCTTCACCAGTTCCGTCGGACAATAATCTGATCTTTTTCTTAAAATCTCTTTCTTGATCTCCATCCGAGTCATCTTCCTGATCCTGGATATCAGATGGCCTGGCAAAAATTCTAAACTCCTGATGCTTGGATTTGAGGTCACTTACTGACCAGGAGTAATTCTTTTCTCCTGGAAACTTTGTTGCCCGGATGAGGGGTAATGTTATCAGTTCATCATCTATTAGATGAGTACCAAGATTATAAAGAATGCATTGAGATAGCATCAGAAAAGATATCTGCATTCTATTTGACATGTTATCAGAGTTCTGGATTTTTGTGCCAATGAATTTTAGAGACCTTGTGGCCTTTTGAGAATCAAGTTTCGGATAATTATTGTAGTTCGTTCCCAACGGAACAGGAATAAATCCAGGACCAATCAATTTTTCTTCAGCAATAGACCTGACTGCCTGTTGAGCTTCAAGGGGTACATAAAAGATCCAATTGTGGGGAAACAATCTGAATAGCGACCTCCACAGTTTACGAAATTCGTCTCTATCTTCTGGAGAAGTAGAAGTTCTTGTAGGTTTTAGAGCGTCGTTGGCAATTTTATCACTCAACCAGTCAATTATCTCAGCAATAAACGATGGCTGTTTATCCCGATAAGAGCTACTTGAATCGATTAAGTGTCTAATCAAACCTTCAAGCCATTTCAAACCATCTGGCGTATAAAATGTTTCATCGGGTACTGAAGACAGAACCCTGTGCAGCCAATCAAAAGGCCATGGGCTTTCACATCCTCCCAACCTGGGAGAATTCTTATCAATAATCCAAAGATCATCATTCCAGACATTATGAGCAGCTTCGATAAAAGAATATTTGAAATCTTGTGGAGCATTTATCCAGTCAGGAATTGAGAGAATAGAACAATTTCCTGAATCCACAGTGTTCCAGTTAACACCATCATCTGAAATAACTGGAAGTAAATATTGATGTTTTGTTATCTTAGATAGATTGTTTTCAGAAAAAATTATTGTTTCTTTAACATCTTCAATAAAACTTTTGGCTTCCTGCTGAGGAAGTGCTTCGAGTGTTAATTCTATAATTTTCGGAAACAGAGGAAACAATAAAAGATCCCTTACCGATTGATTCCAAATTATTCTGATGTCAGGTTCATCAACATCTGCAGAATTTACACCAGTCACACCAGGTATTGACTTGCGATCATGAGAAGGCCAGAAATATCCATGCAGAATAATATCCCACACTTGACTATCTTCGGCTTGATCACCAGCAGGTATAACGAGATCGCCAGAGTCTGACCTTGGAGCATCATCAAGGGGAAGAAAAACACCCCATCTGAAACGTAGCCCGGTATAATTGTCTAAGCTTTCTTTTGGGCGTATGACAGATATTGCTGCGTGAGCCAAAGCTTTGCGAGGTAGTAGTTGACTCCTGCCATCAATCCAGTGAGGCTCTCGGGGCCAGTCTTTACCATTGCGCATTTTGATTAAGGTTTCTTCCCCTAACTTTTCGATTCCAGTTATTTCCCATGTTTTGATATGATTATAACTTGCAGATTGGATTGTTCCCTGAAATTCTCGAATAAACTGTTGGCTTTCATCACGATCATATCTGCCGACCCATGAACATTCCTGAAAAGCATCTCTAAAAATCTTCAAAAAAGGCTTTTGTGCATCAAGCTCTTGTGGTTCTTTTGCATGGTACACCCTTATTTCATCGAGGTAGCCGCATTGAGCAAGCAAATAAGCAAGCGATTGAGGACGGGAAAACCAGTTGAAAAGATTTTCTATGCTCGGACATGAATCAGTAATGCCGGACAGTCTTCCGTCATCAGACCGGTCAAGGTGTTCTCTGGTTCTAATGGGAATCCATAAAAACAAGCCGTTACTGAAGTCATTAAAGATAGATCGTGCAATCTCTAATAATTTTTCCATGTCAGGGCTTTCAGGGATTGAATCCCAGTCAGGGTGGATGGGATCTGAATCGCTTTTGCCATCAGTCCCTGCCCAGGGATTTATAACCCCAGGCCTCAGAGCATCATCACCAGCCCCCAGGTAAATAATTGCTTCGCAGACATGAAATATGCTCTTTAGCCCAACCCCAAAACGACCAACCTTACCAGCCTCTTCCATTTTGGAACCACCAATTGCCCGGTGAATAGCCTCATGGTCTTTTTCTGTAAAAGGCCCATTATTTATAACGACAAGAGCAGCTCCTCTGAGAAGACTGTTCTGGCAATGAGATAAACCATGCTCAAGGATTATAAAATTAAGCTTACTGGATTTGGCATCATCAGCATTCTGAACAAGCTCACGCAGCAAAGTTCTACCATCTCCAGCATCTTTATAAACATCAGACAAAAGAGTTTGTATGGATTTAACTTCATCCAGTGCGCTCCGAGATATTCTGGCATTTGGTCGGCATTTTATTTTCATTTGAAAATCCAGAGGTTTGAATGGTTATTGGCAGGTCCAAAGAAAGGCAGGAGTTGCCATATTGTTAGCAAAATATATCTACTTACTTTTCCCCACTCCACTATCCCTCCACCTTCAGCCTCAACAGCTCATCATCAAGGCCGTAACGTTCAACGCTTACCCTGTCTGTATTACTGGAAATAGCATCACCGTTCACGGCAGGCATGGAGAATGGAAACAGTGCAGGACTGTTCAAGACGACATCAAGAGCTGCCTTTCCGCCGGGCAGGGCATGGAGTCCTGCTTCAACAAGCATAATAGCATGGTTGCTGTCTGAAATGACTATGGGAGGGGACTTAATGTAACACCCTCTGGTTGGGGTGTCTTTGAGCACGCCCCAGTCAACAAAGGACCTGAGTACGTAGCTTGCGTATCTGACAATGGTATCCCTGTCCCCGTACTGCTCCTTGAGCCTTTTTACTACCTGGGCCTGACAAACCTGGTCCTGAAGGGCAAAAAGTCTTCCGGTCTGCCTGGCAACATTGTACCAGAATGGATAGGAGGCAGAAATCATGGCCCAATTAACCGCCAAATCCTTTTCAGCGCTGCGACCAATCAGATTCAATGCACTGCTTCTGAATAAATTTAGATCCCTGTCCGGCGTAACCCATATTTTCATAAGAATGTTAACGATAAATGAGCGGGTGTTTTTACTTCTGACTTCTCCTGTGCTTTTTCTGTTCATTCCACCAAGATAATCATGCAGCTCACCTCGAATGTTTTCTGGATCAAGCCCGGCAAGGACAAGATTTGTGGTCTTTCTCATCCAGTCATAGTTGATGGTCTGCTTAATTCCGATGAC
This genomic stretch from Desulfonatronovibrio magnus harbors:
- a CDS encoding sacsin N-terminal ATP-binding-like domain-containing protein, whose protein sequence is MKIKCRPNARISRSALDEVKSIQTLLSDVYKDAGDGRTLLRELVQNADDAKSSKLNFIILEHGLSHCQNSLLRGAALVVINNGPFTEKDHEAIHRAIGGSKMEEAGKVGRFGVGLKSIFHVCEAIIYLGAGDDALRPGVINPWAGTDGKSDSDPIHPDWDSIPESPDMEKLLEIARSIFNDFSNGLFLWIPIRTREHLDRSDDGRLSGITDSCPSIENLFNWFSRPQSLAYLLAQCGYLDEIRVYHAKEPQELDAQKPFLKIFRDAFQECSWVGRYDRDESQQFIREFQGTIQSASYNHIKTWEITGIEKLGEETLIKMRNGKDWPREPHWIDGRSQLLPRKALAHAAISVIRPKESLDNYTGLRFRWGVFLPLDDAPRSDSGDLVIPAGDQAEDSQVWDIILHGYFWPSHDRKSIPGVTGVNSADVDEPDIRIIWNQSVRDLLLFPLFPKIIELTLEALPQQEAKSFIEDVKETIIFSENNLSKITKHQYLLPVISDDGVNWNTVDSGNCSILSIPDWINAPQDFKYSFIEAAHNVWNDDLWIIDKNSPRLGGCESPWPFDWLHRVLSSVPDETFYTPDGLKWLEGLIRHLIDSSSSYRDKQPSFIAEIIDWLSDKIANDALKPTRTSTSPEDRDEFRKLWRSLFRLFPHNWIFYVPLEAQQAVRSIAEEKLIGPGFIPVPLGTNYNNYPKLDSQKATRSLKFIGTKIQNSDNMSNRMQISFLMLSQCILYNLGTHLIDDELITLPLIRATKFPGEKNYSWSVSDLKSKHQEFRIFARPSDIQDQEDDSDGDQERDFKKKIRLLSDGTGEDLWLVDSNIGSLLNLPVSRHEEMLNKLLSVEILSSRPKERLGLLKYLKDFYDEDVGSEVNSKLIKSIKHLIVGRSLTEDDNRCALCYINKNDHYRNSHEKTLTLLLRLLGQEWRAVSSELVGPLSNDLANEIGGILQVDNGVLYSLTLECFDNEVDWEQLEHDDIIHLLKSLHSTSEELWRKIPLHKLYDNSRGSFDSGFLIFEGNINLPAKLNCHERLLFPDQEIRGLYHDVSALDQDQVIQLMLKHAEPHVFALEILDAFSLGDGRFFIQNNTVRDLLKSSKWLPLKNGQAGIAPEKVIFIESSELMNTLIPLARDGGLGSYFLHDEIDSPFHEHVHSILSSLDSYSRSHNIRKLAQAIKSVSLSNILGGKYCLPVIDYEDMLEEALQSPLSNSHRSWMVVAYAAEYLGSRELSNLDETSKKSIFALAESLSGTVPDNEQINMLKTLAEIRPTKNSSEGKVFRKLISIFSRYEFFNERVLPDIKLPTQDGQWNYPDRISRSESGISKSHKLISEIREALRIKVGDIVAADNPIDVSGSSLHGTVETLKKYFNDWHKKVPKGAIGSFVCLLGDGNNDVLYNFAQEMLGEDIDVDSVRDQLGLSSERTAEGIRVWVSGKVAQGQMVRTLNLLGDEVDMEAGQDQDTIFASDPLCKSSVHGDWWEIRLRDVDPHSRTPHELLDILRQTVEWWAGNVLHLDYGIVKKWWSEWGEGSQAQIAPVKASINAHLPLTLQQLDVKACPELYEAMLKAQKAQRRREQAAPDNRDAINSERNALRELASLIQNNREYQSFVWKRVQAMMKRYGYSEDSVLLELAQNADDALAQSREISQGQLSQEVREIQIKVTSSHDGDCIDFIHFGRPINDTGGASFPQGKERQWDQDLYYMMLLNLSSKPGDLPGSNAIGKTTGQYGLGFKSVHFVSEKPTIVSGFLSFSIAAGLIPDEVAVASTSIPASLHGHQPTLIRLPLRQDIESSKFMESIFKRFKHASIFMPVFAREIRKIAISGSGTGYDRIYSFESKNSDKLPGWDLSGEVNIPGLGLARILRFRPFQAEGTNPSTEAIAIAIKDGLPVKLPHDCPFIWNVAPTSEAWGCGYAINGPVKLDPGRTHVSLDDEATIKALDKLGRAFGKSLVNLHDIMAEGETACQLASSMASGDDFLARLWAVLVSGLDTDDILRKSFMLHLHGHDKGLTKWITERSVVPSGLPFPFPEKLPAIKSNIKLMVATSELAAKDLCQAMGKINGADKVIQKYNIISEKAFAMLKPLISELVENMPKNRIGFVDILREVFESLNWHVRPEVLHSLRGLANEEISHQLPDSWPQRNSWMKDLKAESAGGSYLSLRKLLLPDGIDDFLIGLNEDDVYDELLRSKFAPPKNVLNPEYIRSQQDIKIFRLLRVSHGIGAETLAEWYHHLSADKYRFGLDYLLRGKLAKEVLKRLRGNDRPSWLRSHDKVLELLADTNAEDWEKKQLLTVLFPGNYQQITPEPPPVRVNENFLKRVQEWWDNENTRQEVIDEYEKNTWPDWLLNEGIKQGLENESKDHWMALLILGACRSIGRTRGSQHKSFLEFINNKGWWETFKDHVTSEDWMNVLEDWQDSSSIYIDKLQWMSLFPSIYQFSRYHDVYRRLLKASSRRPEDYFYIQSLLSPRVDESYSLAGKNFDAPPAPVNFGLHWILRELYRLEIINGNHIAPYCWVPSSRLIDFIQNKFGMIIIDNGMSNPDKAKTIHEFIISQTGPDDSHFHRTFDIPFLHIIKTPGLQSRFGLEDNI